The following DNA comes from Arthrobacter sp. SLBN-83.
TCTCGCCCTTCGCAATCGCAAAGTCCCTGGACCGGGACACCGTGCAGGTGTTGTACGACGCCATCCACAGCGTGTTGGGCGAGGCGCTGGCCGAGGCCAGCGGCAAGCCTCCCAAGGACTTGAAGGACGTCAAGCGCAGCCACATGCGGGTGCACGCCCGGACCGGCCAGCCCTGCCCTGTATGCGGCGACACCGTCCGGGAGGTGTCTTTCGCGGACACGGCCCTGCAGTACTGCCCCACGTGCCAGACCAAAGGCAAGATCCTGGCGGACCGCAGGACCTCGAAGTTCCTGAAGTAGGAGAATCCGGGTACCGAAGCCTGCAATTCGGGACTTCCGGTCCTGCCCGGACATACCCCTGGGGCGTAGCGTCTTGATCAAGGCTCGCAAGTCTCGATCAGTTCTAAGGGGCCACAATGCGCCGGTCTCGATTCGCCATCATCGGAACAGCCTTGGCCCTCGCCCTTGGCGGTGGCCCCGGGGGCACTGCCTTGGCGCCGCCCGCGGCTACCGCGGCGGCAGCCTCGCAGCAGAGCGTTCAGGCGTCGATGGCGGTCCTGCAGGTTGGCGACGACGCGATCATTCAGCACTATGAGCAGCTCGGCGGCAGCGCTTCATTCCTCGGCACGCCCGTCGGCAGCGCGTATGACATCGCTGGGGGTCGCGCCCAGGACTACACCGCTGGCACGATCTATTGGAGCCCCGGCACTGGGGCGCGCGAGGTTCACGGCGCCATCCGCGGCCACTACCTGGCACTGGGCGGGCCCGCCGGGTTCTTTGGCTTCCCCCTGACAGACGAGGCCGCCACCCCCGGCGGCGGCGGCGCATACAACGACTTCGCCCGCGGCACCATCTACTGGAGCCCAGGCACCGGAGCGCACGAGGTGCACGGCGCCATCCGCGGCCACTACCTGGCACTGGGCGGGCCCGCCGGGTTCTTTGGCTTCCCCCTGACAGACGAGACCGCCACCCCCGGCGGCGCATACAACGACTTCGCCCGCGGCACCATCTACTGGAGCCCCGGCACCGGAGCGCACGAGGTACACGGCGCCATCCGCGGCCACTACCTGGCACTGGGCGGGCCCGCCGGGTTCTTTGGCTTCCCCCTGACAGACGAGACCGCCACCCCCGGCGGCGGCGCATACAACGACTTCGCCCGCGGCACCATCTACTGGAGCCCCGGCACCGGAGCGCACGAGGTGCACGGCGCCATCCGCGCACGCTATCTCGAGCTCGGCGGGCCGGCCGGCTTGCTCGGATTCCCCGTCACGGACGAGTCGGGCGCCCCCGACGGGGCCGGCAGGTACAACCACTTCAGCGGCACGAACGCCGGCTCGTCGATCTACTGGTCGCCTGCCACGGGAGCCCACGAAGTGTACGGAGCCATCCGGGCCCAGTGGGCGGCCCTCGGTTGGGAGCGCAGCCGGCTCGGTTACCCCACCAGCGGCGAGTACGGCATCACGGGCGGGCGCCGGAACGACTTCCAGCACGGTTCGATCCTGTGGCACGCGGCCAGCGGCAGGACCGAGGTGGTCTACACCAGCGTCCCGTCAGCGCTTCTGGGCGTAGATCTCGAGCGCATTCCGACCATCCAGAAGGTTGTCGCACTGACGTTCGACGCCGGCGCCAACGATGCCGCCCTCCGATCGATCCTCGCCACCCTCGCAGCCAGTGGCGTGCCCGGTACGTTCTTCCTCACCGGAGATTGGGTCAATCAGTTCCCCTCCGACGCGGCGCTGATCTACAACGCGGGGCATCGGATCGGCAACCATTCCATGACCCACCCGGACTTCACCGCCCTGACCGACGCCCAGATCGCAGCCGAGATCAGCAGCGCGCAGAGGACCATCGAGGCCGCTGGAGGCGACCCCCTCCCGTTCCTCCGCTTCCCGTTCGGGGCCCGCAATTCCCGTACGATCGCAGACGTGAATGCCGCCGGCTATGCGGCAATCCGGTGGACCGTTGACACGCTGGGCTGGGAAGGCACCATGAACGGAACGCGGGGCCCGGACTTTATCGTCCAGCGCGTTATGGCATCCGCGCAGCCCGGGGAGATCGTGCTGATGCACCTCGGCGCGAACCCCGACGACGGCTCAACACTTGACGCCGCGGCCCTCCCACAGGTGATCTCCCAGCTTCGGGCGGCAGGCTACGGCTTCGTCACCCTGGACGCCGCCCTCGGCTAGCCGGCCCGCTGTGATGGCGCGTCCCGCCCAGGACACCCCCGTCCGGACAAACCACCCCCGGCCTCCTGGGTGATTTGTCCGAAGGAAGGTGCGCGGCCACTCATGACCACGACGCCAAAAAAGCGGAAAGCGCCGGAGAATTCTCCGGCGCTTTCCGCTTTTAGGTCGGGCTGACAGGATTTGAACCTGCGACCCCTTGACCCCCAGTCAAGTGCGCTACCAAGCTGCGCTACAGCCCGCTGGTTCCGCCGTTCTCCGCTGAACTCAACCCGAAGGTTTTCATCAGCAGTCCGGCCGAACCACCTAGAAGAGCTTACACGATCCGGAGGGGTGCCTGTGACACTTTCCGGCGATCGGCTCCAAGGTGTGTCGCAATTAACGCTTCCGGCCGCGCTTCTCGCGCACGCGCATGCTGACCTCGATGGGCGTGCCTTCGAATCCGAAGGTCTCGCGCAGCCGGCGCGTGATGAAACGGCGGTACCCGGGGTCCAGGAATCCGGTGGTAAACAACACAAACTTCGGAGGCCGGCTGGAGGCCTGGGTGCCGAAGAGGATGCGCGGTTGCTTGCCGCCGCGGACCGGGTGAGGGTGCGCGGCCACGAGCTCGCCGAGGAAGGCATTCAGGCGCCCGGTGGCGATGCGCCGGTCCCAGTTCTCCAGGGCAAGGTCCAGCGCAGGAACCAGTCGGTCCTTGTGCCAGCCGGTCTTTGCAGAGATATTGACGCGCGGAGCCCAGTCGACGTGCGCCAGGTCCTGCTCGATTTCGCGCTCCAGGTAGCGGCGGCGTTCGTCATCGAGCAGGTCCCACTTGTTGAAGGCCAGGACCAGGGCGCGCCCGGACTCGATGGCCAGCTGCAGGATGCGCACGTCCTGTTCGCTGAGGACCTCGTCCACGGCGAGGAGCACGACGGCGACCTCCGCCTTTTCGAGCGCGGCCTGCGTCCGGAGGGAGGCGTAGTAGTCCGCACCCTGGGCCATGTGCTGGCGGCGGCGGATGCCGGCGGTATCAACAAAGCGCCAGGTACGGCCGCCGAGTTCGATGAATTCGTCCACGGGGTCGCGGGTGGTGCCGGCCGTGTTGTCCACCACCACGCGTTCGGATCCGGCGAGCTTGTTCAGCAGCGAGGACTTGCCAACGTTGGGCCGGCCGATGAGGGCCACGCGCCGGGGACCGCCGGAGCGCTCCACGCCTACGATGGTGGAGAACTCGGGCAGCACGTCCATGACGTGGTCCAGGAGGTCGGCAACCCCGCGGCCGTGCAGGGCCGATACCGGGTAGGGCTCGCCGAAACCGAGGCCCCAAAGCGCGGCGCTGTCGGCTTCCTGGGCAAAGTCGTCCACCTTGTTGGCCACCATGATGACCGGCTTCTTGCTGCGGCGGAGCATCTTCATGACGCCCTCGTCGGTTGCCGTGGCACCCACCGCGGAGTCAACCACGAACAGCACGGCGTCGGCGAGTTCCACTGCCATCTCGGCCTGTTCGGCAACCCGGGCGTGGATGCCGCGGGCGTCATGCTCCCACCCACCGGTGTCCACCAGCGTGAAGTTGCGGCCGTTCCAATGCGCCGAGTACATCACGCGGTCGCGGGTAACGCCCGGGGTGTCCTCCACCACTGCCTCGCGACGTCCGAGGATGCGGTTTACGAGGGTGGACTTGCCCACGTTCGGCCGGCCGATGATGGCGAGGACGGGATCCAGCTTGAGGGGGCCCTCAAAGTCCTCGTCGCCGTACTCGCCGCTCAGCAGTGCGGCATCGTCCTCGTCAAGCTCGTAGTCCTCCAGGCCGGCCCGGAGGGAAGCGGCACGCAGCTCCGCTTCGTCGTCGTCAATCGCTGCGAGCCGTTCGGCAACTTGGTCGGTGCCTGTGGGCCTGTAGTCGTCGTCGGCGCCGGAATGCCCGGGAGTCTGGGTGGTGTCGCTCATTGCAAGTCCTTTGTGGTCATCTGCCGGCGTCCCCGGCTACTGCTGTCAAGTCTTTTTGGTCAGCATCGGGCAGTGGCTGCCCGCTGACTTGGATGGTGTCCTGGACGTGCCCTGCCAGCGCTGCACGGATCTCCTGCGACGCCCTGTCCATTGAAGCACGCCCGGTTTCGCCGGCACGGCGGGCCAGGGTGAGGGCCGAGCCGAAGCTGACGTGGAAGCGCCGTCCGGGCCGCGGAACGAAGTCCAGGTGCTCATCGCCCTGGCGCGTCCCCAAGATCGCGACCGGCACTACCGGCGCACCGCTGTTCAGTGCCAGCCAAGCCACGCCGCCGTTGATGCCCGCGGCTGCCCCGCTCCCCCGTGTCCCCTCAGGAAGAATCCCAACGCACCGCCCGGCGTCGAGCACGTCCTTGCATCGCTGCAGCGCGGCGCGGTCCCCGCGCCGGTCCACCGGAAGCTGGCCGGAGGCGGTGAGCACCCGGCCCAGGAATCCTTTGAACATCTCTTGCTTCACGAGGATGTGCATGGGCCGGGGCGCGGCGCCGAACATTACGGGCCCGTCAAGGAAGCTGATGTGGTTGCCTGCGAAGATCACCGGCCCGCCGGTGGGCACGTTGGTCCTGCCGGTCACGGTGGTCCGGTAGACGAGGTGGTCGAGGATCCAGCCCACCGGCCTGCTCCACGCCATGGTCAGGCCGGACGGCAGGGCGGCCACGGGCTCAGTCACGGTTGAGGACCTTGGTGACGATCACCAGGGCGGCGTCCACGGTCTGCTCGAAATCCAGGTCCGAGGAGTCCAGCGTGACCACGCCGTCGGCCGCCTTGGTGAAATTCACCACGGTGGAGTCCTTGGCGTCCCGGCGCGTTACCTGGGCCGCAAGCTGCTCGGCGTTTTGCGTGCCGCCCAGCTGGATTCCCCGCCGGCGCAGCCGGGCTTCTTCGCTGGCCGTGAGGAGCATGCGTACCTCAGCCCCGGGCGCGACGACGGTGGTGATGTCCCTGCCTTCCACCACCATGCGGCGGTGGTGCTTTTCGATGAGGTCGCGCTGCCGGCGAATCAGCTCAGTCCGGGCGCCGAGGGTGGTGGCCACGGCACTGACGGCGGACGAGATGGCCGGCTCACGGATGGCGTCCGTGACGTCCACGCCGCCCACCCGGACGTACTCATCCTGCGGGCTGGTGCTCACTTCCAGGACAAAGTCCCTGGAAGCCTGCTCCACGGCGGGCGTGTCGTCAAGGTCGATACCTTCGGTCACGCAGTACCAGGTCAGGGCGCGGTACATCGCGCCGGTGTCCAGGTAGGCCAGCCGGAGCCGGCGGGCAACTTCCTTGCTCACGCTGGATTTGCCGGAGCCGGAGGGCCCGTCGATGGCGACCACCAGGGGTCGGCCAATGCGCAGCGCGCGCATGGTTTCGAGGAGTTCCTGTGTCATTACTGAAGTACCCGCCATCCGCGGTCGTTGAGAGCTTCGATCAGGTGGTCGTGCTTGTTCGGCAATACAGACAATTCCACCATGCCCACGTTCTGTCCGGAGGAATGGTCCAGCCGAAGGTCTTCGACGTTCACGCCGATTTCACCGATCTCGGTGAGCAGCTGCGCGATCTGGCCGGGCTTGTCGTCAACCAGGACGGTGAGCCAGGAATATGCCTGCGGCGGGCCGCCGTGCTTGCCGGGGATCCGGGCCTGGCCTGCGTTGCCCTCGCTGATCAGCTGCGCCAGGTCCAGCCTGGCGCCGGGTGCGGAGGGGTGTTCCAGGGTGCCGATGAGGCGGTTCAGGTCCTCGCGAACTCCGTAGAGGATCTCCACCACTTTGGCCGCATTGCCGCCGAGGATCTGCACCCACAGGGTGGGATCGCTGGCGGCAATCCTGGTGACGTCGCGAAGTCCGTTGCCGGCCAGCGACAGCGCATGCAGCGGTGTCCCCTGCAGGCGGCTGGCCAGGAGGGAGGACATGACCTGCGGCAGGTGCGACACCAGTGCCACTGCTTCATCGTGTTCGTCCGCGCTGAACTGCGACACCACCGCGCCCAAGTCGGAGGCAAGCGAACGGGCCACCTGCAGGGCACTGCCTGATGTTTCCTCCGACGGGCAGAGCACCCACGGCATGGACGTGAACAGCTCGCCGCGCGCCGCCACGGGGCCCGACTTCTCCCGGCCGGCCATGGGGTGGGTGCCCACGTATCGCGAGAGGTCGGCGCCGAGGCTGCGAAGCCGCGACTGGATGTCCGCCTTGACGCTGGCAATGTCCACCACGACGGACTCGGGGTAGTCAGCCAGCGCCCGGCAGACGACGTCGGCCGTCACGTCCGGCGGGGCCGCAACCACCACCAGCTGCGGCGAGGCTTCGCCCAGTTCCGAGAGCGGGCGGCCGGCACCGATGTCCACAGCCACGGCCTGGTTGGTGGGCGATGGGTCGGAAAGGAACACGGGCACCCCGCGCCCCCGCAGGCCCAGCCCGATGCTGGCTCCCAGCAGTCCGGTACCAATGACCACCACCGGGCCGTCCAGGTGGCCGCGGCCCTGGCTTTTGAACGCGGACATGAGTCAGAGCCCTACGGATGCCAGCAGGTGGCCGACTTCCTGCTTGCCCAGGTTGCGGATGCTGCCCTGGCGCTGGTCCCCGAGGCCGATCGGCCCCACCTTGACCCGCACCAGCCGCTGGACCGGGAAGCCGACAGCATCGAACATGCGGCGCACGATGCGGTTCTTGCCGGAGTGGAGCACAACTTCGATCAGCACGTGGCCTGGGGTGGAATCCACCAGGCGGAAGGAGTCGACGGCGGCCATGCCGTCTTCCAGCTCGACGCCGGCCTTCAGCTGGGCTCCGACGCCGTGCGGGAACGGCCCCCGAACCTGCACCAGGTAGGTCTTGGGCACCTCGTAGGACGGGTGGGTCAGCCGGTTGGCCAGTTCGCCGTCGTTGGTCAGCAGCAGCAGGCCTTCGGTGGCGACGTCGAGCCGGCCCACGTGGAAGAGGCGTTCGCCGGTGTTTTTGTTGTTCTTGAGGAAATCGCTGATGCAGGGCCGGCCCTCGGGGTCCTCCATGGTGGACACAACGCCCTTGGGCTTGTTGAACACCATGTACACAAGGTTCTCGTCCAGCTGGATCCGCAGGCCGTCAACGTGGATCACTGCGGTCTTGGGATCAACGCGGACACCGAGTTCGGTCACAACCTGGCCGTCCACCTCAACGCGGCCCTCGGCGATCATTTCCTCGCAGACGCGCCGGGACGCCACTCCCGCGGACGCCATGACCTTCTGGAGGCGCACGCCGTCGGCGTCGTGGAGTTCGGACTGCGGAACATTGCCGCGGGGGTGCTTCTTCCGGGCCGGCTTGCGGACCGGGCCCAGGTTCTGGCCGAAGCGTTCGCTGCCGAATGCGCGGGAAGCTGCCGCCCCGGGTGCGCCGGTGCGCGGCTTGGGCTTGGGTGCGCCGGGAGTTCCGGGAGCCTTTTTGGCGCCGGGCTTCCTGGCGGCAGGCTTGCGCGACGACGGCTTGGCACCCCTGGCGCCCTCGGCGCCGCGTTCGGGCTGGTTCCCGGCGAGGTCGGGATCGATGAAGCGTTCCTCGCGGGGTTTTGGAGCGCGGTGCGGACGGTCGCCGCCGAAACCGGCAGCGCGTTTTCCTGTCCCGCCGCGGGAGCCCCCGCTGAAGCTGCCGCCCTGTGAACTGCGCTGCTGGGAATTGTTGCGTTCGTTCCCGCCGCGTCCCGAACCGTTACGTGGTGAACCCTGGCGTCCCGCCTGTGTCATGACCCGTCCTTCAATGTGTTTTGGCCGGCAGCGATGTCCAAGGACAACCCTAGCCAGCCGTGCAGACTTCGTCTGCCCTGATAACTAAACCTGGTAAATAATGCTGCGGGCAGGGTGGCCTGCCTACATGGTTTCGGCGTCGTAGAACTCCGCGATTCCGTCGAGCCCCGGAAGGTGCGGCGAGAGCTGGGGCAAGTCCCCAACCGAACTGATTCCCATCCGTTCGAGGAAATAGGAGGTAGTCCGGTACAGGATTGCGCCGGACTCGGGATCCGTTCCCGAGTCCTCGATCAGCCCGCGCTGGGTGAGCGTGCGTACGACGGAATCAACATTGACGCCGCGAATTGCAGACACGCGGGCACGGGAGACCGGCTGCCGGTATGCAATGACTGCCAGTGTTTCCAACGCCGCTTGGGTGAGCCTGGCAGTCTGTCCCTCCAGCACATACTTGCCAACAATGTCGGCAAATTCGGTGCGGGAGTAGATCCGCCAGCCACCAGCGATGTTCCGCAATTCAAAACCCCGGGGGCTGGAACCGATACCAGCGTGGCTGGCACTATCCATCTCCGGGGCTTTAACAGTATAGCCGTCATACTCACGCTGCAGTTCGGCCAGAAGAGAACGGACTGCACGCACTGTCAAGCCAAGCCCTGCCGCCAACTCTTCCTCATTGGCGGGTTGGTCCAGGACCATGAGCACCGCCTCGAGGGCGGCCTTGGCACCTCCAGGAAGATGGTCGAGGTCGTGGCCGGAGTCCTCCTGCGGGTGGGTTTCGGGAAACTGGGGCGTCACGGTTGCTCCTCGTATTCTTCGCTCAGGTTGTCCGCTGACCAGTCCCGGCCCTCGGCCGTCCAGTGGATGGCAAGCTCGGCCAGCGGGGAGAGTTGGTCGAAAGCAACTGCCCGGTCCCGGAACAGTTCCAGGAGTGCCAGGAACCGGGCCACCACCACCAGGGTGGAGCCGGCGTCGGCAATCAGCGAACGGAACGTCATGGGTGACTCCTGCTGGAGCCTAAGGCCCAGCAGTTCTGCCTGCTCCTTGACGCTGACGTTGCTGCCGTGCAGGTGGCCAAGCCCCACCTGCGGTGGCTGCGCCGGCGCCTTGGGCCGCAGCGCGGCCTCAGCCAGCGCTGCAAACTGCTGGGGCGTGTGTTTCCAGACCAGTTCCGGCAGCATCGCCGCGAAGTGTCCTTCCAGTGCCACTTGCCGGGGAAAACGGCGGCCTTCCTGGTCCAGCGTTTCTCCGAGGATGCCTGCCACCTGTTTGAAGGCCTTGTACTGAAGCAACCGGGCGAAAAGGAGGTCCCGGGCCTCCAGCAGGGCGATGTCCTCGTCGTCCTCGACTTCGCCGGCAGGAAGGAGCCGCGCCGCCTTGAGGTCAAGCAGGGTGGCGGCAATCACCAGGAATTCGCTTGCCTCGTCCAGGGCCCATTCTTCACCGAGCTGCTGCAGCTTCCGGATGTATTTGATGAACTCATCGGTGACGGTGGCGATGGCTACTTCGGTGATGTCCAGCTGGTGCTTGGCGATCAGCCCCAGGAGGAGGTCGAACGGACCCGTGAAGTTGGCCAGCCGCACCTCGAAGCCGGGTTTGGATTCGGCCACGGCGTGGTTAGGGTGCGCCGCCGCGGGAGATCAGCTCCTTGGCGAGCCGGCGGTAGGCGTCCGCGCCCACGTGGTTCCCCGCATAGCTGGTGATGGGTTCAGCGGCGACGGTGGCGTCCGCGAACTTGATGGAGCGCTTGATGACGGTTTCGAAGACCTTGTCTCCGAACGCTTCCACCAGCCTGGTGATGACCTCGCGGCTGTGCAGCGTCCGTGCGTCGTACATGGTGGCCAGTACGCCGTCCACCTGCAGTCGCGGGTTCAACCGGTCCTGCACCTTGTCGATGGTTTCGACCAGGAGCGCCACGGCGCGGAGGGCGAAGAACTCGCAGATGAGCGGGATGATGACGCCGTGGGCGGCCGTGAGGGCATTGACCGTGAGGAGCCCCAGGGACGGCTGGCAGTCGATCAGGACAACGTCGTAGTCGTCTTCGACTTTCTTCAGCGCGCGGTCCAGGACCTGTTCGCGTGCCACTTCGTTGACCAGCTGTACTTCCGCCGCGGAGAGGTCGATGTTGGCCGGCAGCAGGTCCACATTTTCGACGCCGGTGTGGTGGATGGCGTCGCGAATGTCCACCTTGCGGTCCATCAGGACGTTGTACACGGTGAGGTCCAGCTCATGCGGGTTGACCCCAAGGCCGGCGGAGAGCGCACCCTGGGGGTCGAAGTCCACCAGCAGGACGCGGCGGCCGTACTCCGCGAGGGCCGCGGCGAGGTTAATGGTGGAGGTGGTCTTCCCCACGCCGCCCTTCTGGTTGACCATGGCGATCACGCGGGCCGGACCATGGGAGGACAGCGGCGCGGGTTCCGGGAACTCGCGGTATGGGCGCCCGGTGGGCCCCATCACCGCGTTGTCGAGGTCGAATTCCGTGCCCTCCAGAGTTGCTGAACCCTGTTCGCTGCTCACGTATCTGTCCACACTTTCGATGACGGTGATTTCCTGCCGCCGGCTTGCCAGCGGCGTTCGTTCTGCTCCCAAGGTTACAGCGCCCGACACGGTATTCGAGGGAACTTGACTTTCCGCGGATGTTGAGCCTTGACCTTCTAGCTGAGGTCGAAGGTTGAGGCGCCGGGGATCGAAAAACCGCCCCCGCAGGCAGGCTGCGGGGGCGGTTCTGGTTCGGTCGAGGGCTGGGGCTAGGCCTTCGCAGCCTCCAGTGCGCCTTCTTCCTTCGGCGCCATTTCGCCGTGCCCGGCCATCATGGTCTGCTCGTCGAAGGGCAGTTCGCCGGAGAGGACGCGGCTGACCTGGCCGCCGTCGATCTCCTTGACCCAGGTGCCGATCAGGACGGTGGCGACGGCGTTGCCCGTGAAGTTGGTCAGGGCGCGGGCCTCGGACATGAAGCGGTCGATGCCAACGATGATGCCCACGCCGCCCAGCAGTTCGGGCCGGTGTGCCTGCAGGCCTGCCGCGAGGGTGGCCAGGCCGGCGCCGGTCACGCCTGCGGCGCCCTTGGACGCAATGATCATGAAGACCAGCAGGGAGATCTGGGCGCCGAGGTCCAGCGGGGTTCCCATCGCGTTGGCCACGAAGAGGGAGGCCATGGTCAGGTAGATCGCCGTGCCGTCCAGGTTGAAGGAGTAGCCGGTGGGAACAGTGACGCCCACAACCGGCTTGGAGACGCCGAGGTGTTCCATCTTGGCGATCAGCCGCGGCAGGGCGGCCTCGGAGGACGAGGTGGAGAAGATGATGAGGTACTCGCGGGCCAGGTACTTCATCAGCTTGAAGATGTTTACGCCGGCGACCACCTGGAGGATGCCGCCGAGGATGACCACGATGAACAAAGCGCAGGTGATGTAGAACGCAATCATCAGGGTGAACATGCTCACGATGGCCTGGACGCCGGTTGCACCGACGACGGCGGCGATGGCGCCGAAGGCACCCACGGGGGCGAGCCACATGATCATGATGAGGATGCGGAACACGAGCGCCTGGCCGTAGCCGATGGCCCGAAGGATCGGAGCGCCCTGGGTTCCCATCTTCTGCAGTGCGAAGCCGACGAGGATGGCCGCCAGCAGGGTGGGGAGGACGGGGACGTCACCTGGGATGATGCCCAGCAGGAAGTCAACGGTGCTGTCCGTTGCAGCCTTTTTGTTGGGGTCGTAGGGCGTCAGCTTCAGGCCCTCACCCGGGTGGATCAGGTTGCCCACCACAAGGCCGATAGCCAGCGCGAAGGTGGACATGATGATGAAGTAGCCCAGTGCCAGGCCGCCCACCTTGCCGACAGTGGCTGCCTTGGCGATGGAGCCGATGCCAAGGACGATGGTGCAGAAGATGACCGGCGCGATCATCATCTTGATGAGCTTGACGAAGCCGTCGCCCAGGGGCTTGAGGGATTTGCCGAACTCGGGGAAGATCAGGCCAACCAGCGCGCCGAGAATGACGGCGGCGATAACGGCGATGTACAGGTAGTGGGACTTGTCCAGTCCCTTGCGCCGCGGTGTCGCGGTCTTGAGCGACTCTCCTCGTTGAGAAGCCATGTGTGTCTCCTTGTGGATATTCTGATAGACGCTGCGGCGCAGTCTCTGGGCTCAACACGTCCTAATGTGATACCCATCATTCGGCAACCCGTGATCCAGCTCACCGTTGCGTTCATATTGGTCGCGGCGCCCGCAGGGTCAGATGGAGGTACGCATGATCCACCGCTGGAGCATTGCCCGCCGGCTGTTCCTGGCGAACCTGCTCATCGTCATATCCTTTATCGCCATTGTGGGAACGGCCGCCTACGTGGATGCACGGGACCGGACGTACGACGAAGCAGGCCGCCGCATGGAGGGGGTGGCCGCTTCCATCGCCGCCAATCCCCTGGTGCTCCAGGCCGCGGCGACGCCGGATCCGTCCGTCCTCCTGCAGCCGTATGCAAGGGACGTAGCCGCGGCGGCCCACGTCGACTTCATCACCATTATGGCTCCGGACCGGACCCGCTGGACGCACCCGCGGGATGAGGAACTGGGCAAACCCTATATCGGCTCCATTGACGCTGCCCTTCAGGGCCGCGCCTTTACGGAAGTCACGGCAGGCACCCTTGGACCTTCCGTCCGGACCATTGTTCCGGTCAAGGACACGTCCGGTGCCGTCAAAGCGCTTGTGGCGGCCGGTGTCACGGTCCGCAGCGTCGACGTCGCCCTCGCCGGCCGCCTGCCCGTCCTGCTGGCCGTGGGCGTCGCCCTGCTGGTGGGCGGTTCCCTGGTGTCCTGGCTGCTGGGCCGGTACCTTCGGCAGGTGACCCGCGGCTGGGGACCTGAGCAGTTGGCACAGCTGTTTGCC
Coding sequences within:
- a CDS encoding segregation and condensation protein A, coding for MAESKPGFEVRLANFTGPFDLLLGLIAKHQLDITEVAIATVTDEFIKYIRKLQQLGEEWALDEASEFLVIAATLLDLKAARLLPAGEVEDDEDIALLEARDLLFARLLQYKAFKQVAGILGETLDQEGRRFPRQVALEGHFAAMLPELVWKHTPQQFAALAEAALRPKAPAQPPQVGLGHLHGSNVSVKEQAELLGLRLQQESPMTFRSLIADAGSTLVVVARFLALLELFRDRAVAFDQLSPLAELAIHWTAEGRDWSADNLSEEYEEQP
- the cmk gene encoding (d)CMP kinase, translating into MTQELLETMRALRIGRPLVVAIDGPSGSGKSSVSKEVARRLRLAYLDTGAMYRALTWYCVTEGIDLDDTPAVEQASRDFVLEVSTSPQDEYVRVGGVDVTDAIREPAISSAVSAVATTLGARTELIRRQRDLIEKHHRRMVVEGRDITTVVAPGAEVRMLLTASEEARLRRRGIQLGGTQNAEQLAAQVTRRDAKDSTVVNFTKAADGVVTLDSSDLDFEQTVDAALVIVTKVLNRD
- a CDS encoding pseudouridine synthase; translation: MTQAGRQGSPRNGSGRGGNERNNSQQRSSQGGSFSGGSRGGTGKRAAGFGGDRPHRAPKPREERFIDPDLAGNQPERGAEGARGAKPSSRKPAARKPGAKKAPGTPGAPKPKPRTGAPGAAASRAFGSERFGQNLGPVRKPARKKHPRGNVPQSELHDADGVRLQKVMASAGVASRRVCEEMIAEGRVEVDGQVVTELGVRVDPKTAVIHVDGLRIQLDENLVYMVFNKPKGVVSTMEDPEGRPCISDFLKNNKNTGERLFHVGRLDVATEGLLLLTNDGELANRLTHPSYEVPKTYLVQVRGPFPHGVGAQLKAGVELEDGMAAVDSFRLVDSTPGHVLIEVVLHSGKNRIVRRMFDAVGFPVQRLVRVKVGPIGLGDQRQGSIRNLGKQEVGHLLASVGL
- a CDS encoding prephenate dehydrogenase, which produces MSAFKSQGRGHLDGPVVVIGTGLLGASIGLGLRGRGVPVFLSDPSPTNQAVAVDIGAGRPLSELGEASPQLVVVAAPPDVTADVVCRALADYPESVVVDIASVKADIQSRLRSLGADLSRYVGTHPMAGREKSGPVAARGELFTSMPWVLCPSEETSGSALQVARSLASDLGAVVSQFSADEHDEAVALVSHLPQVMSSLLASRLQGTPLHALSLAGNGLRDVTRIAASDPTLWVQILGGNAAKVVEILYGVREDLNRLIGTLEHPSAPGARLDLAQLISEGNAGQARIPGKHGGPPQAYSWLTVLVDDKPGQIAQLLTEIGEIGVNVEDLRLDHSSGQNVGMVELSVLPNKHDHLIEALNDRGWRVLQ
- a CDS encoding polysaccharide deacetylase family protein codes for the protein MRRSRFAIIGTALALALGGGPGGTALAPPAATAAAASQQSVQASMAVLQVGDDAIIQHYEQLGGSASFLGTPVGSAYDIAGGRAQDYTAGTIYWSPGTGAREVHGAIRGHYLALGGPAGFFGFPLTDEAATPGGGGAYNDFARGTIYWSPGTGAHEVHGAIRGHYLALGGPAGFFGFPLTDETATPGGAYNDFARGTIYWSPGTGAHEVHGAIRGHYLALGGPAGFFGFPLTDETATPGGGAYNDFARGTIYWSPGTGAHEVHGAIRARYLELGGPAGLLGFPVTDESGAPDGAGRYNHFSGTNAGSSIYWSPATGAHEVYGAIRAQWAALGWERSRLGYPTSGEYGITGGRRNDFQHGSILWHAASGRTEVVYTSVPSALLGVDLERIPTIQKVVALTFDAGANDAALRSILATLAASGVPGTFFLTGDWVNQFPSDAALIYNAGHRIGNHSMTHPDFTALTDAQIAAEISSAQRTIEAAGGDPLPFLRFPFGARNSRTIADVNAAGYAAIRWTVDTLGWEGTMNGTRGPDFIVQRVMASAQPGEIVLMHLGANPDDGSTLDAAALPQVISQLRAAGYGFVTLDAALG
- the der gene encoding ribosome biogenesis GTPase Der; translated protein: MSDTTQTPGHSGADDDYRPTGTDQVAERLAAIDDDEAELRAASLRAGLEDYELDEDDAALLSGEYGDEDFEGPLKLDPVLAIIGRPNVGKSTLVNRILGRREAVVEDTPGVTRDRVMYSAHWNGRNFTLVDTGGWEHDARGIHARVAEQAEMAVELADAVLFVVDSAVGATATDEGVMKMLRRSKKPVIMVANKVDDFAQEADSAALWGLGFGEPYPVSALHGRGVADLLDHVMDVLPEFSTIVGVERSGGPRRVALIGRPNVGKSSLLNKLAGSERVVVDNTAGTTRDPVDEFIELGGRTWRFVDTAGIRRRQHMAQGADYYASLRTQAALEKAEVAVVLLAVDEVLSEQDVRILQLAIESGRALVLAFNKWDLLDDERRRYLEREIEQDLAHVDWAPRVNISAKTGWHKDRLVPALDLALENWDRRIATGRLNAFLGELVAAHPHPVRGGKQPRILFGTQASSRPPKFVLFTTGFLDPGYRRFITRRLRETFGFEGTPIEVSMRVREKRGRKR
- a CDS encoding ParA family protein; protein product: MSSEQGSATLEGTEFDLDNAVMGPTGRPYREFPEPAPLSSHGPARVIAMVNQKGGVGKTTSTINLAAALAEYGRRVLLVDFDPQGALSAGLGVNPHELDLTVYNVLMDRKVDIRDAIHHTGVENVDLLPANIDLSAAEVQLVNEVAREQVLDRALKKVEDDYDVVLIDCQPSLGLLTVNALTAAHGVIIPLICEFFALRAVALLVETIDKVQDRLNPRLQVDGVLATMYDARTLHSREVITRLVEAFGDKVFETVIKRSIKFADATVAAEPITSYAGNHVGADAYRRLAKELISRGGAP
- the scpB gene encoding SMC-Scp complex subunit ScpB, with translation MTPQFPETHPQEDSGHDLDHLPGGAKAALEAVLMVLDQPANEEELAAGLGLTVRAVRSLLAELQREYDGYTVKAPEMDSASHAGIGSSPRGFELRNIAGGWRIYSRTEFADIVGKYVLEGQTARLTQAALETLAVIAYRQPVSRARVSAIRGVNVDSVVRTLTQRGLIEDSGTDPESGAILYRTTSYFLERMGISSVGDLPQLSPHLPGLDGIAEFYDAETM